From the Oceanivirga salmonicida genome, the window AATATATAAATTTATAATTTAATAACACACATTATTTAAATAGTAGTTAATAGTTTATTCAAAATGTTCGCTTATATATTTTTCAGCCATTATTGCAGAAACTGCACCATCTGCTGCTGCTGTAATTACTTGACGTACATCTTTTATTCTACAATCTCCTGCTACAAATACTCCTGGAACATTTGTTTCAGTATTTTCACTTGCTACTACATAACCATATTTATCAAGTTCAATTTTTCCTTTGAATAATTCTGTTTGTGGAACATAACCTATGAATATAAATAATCCCATTGTTCCATCATCTTCATCTGCTTCAACTTCGTAAACTTCCCCTGTATCTAGATTTTTGAAAACTATTGATTCTAAAATTCCATCTCCTTTTACTTCTTGAACCATTGTCTTTGTCTTAATATCTAAATTAGGAGTATTCTTAGCTCTTTCTAATGTAATTCCTTCACATTGGAATTCATCTAATATATGAACTACATGAACTTGTCTTGCAAATTTTGATAAGAAAATAGCTTCTTCAATAGCACT encodes:
- the trxB gene encoding thioredoxin-disulfide reductase; the protein is MTEHFDLIIIGSGPAGLSSALYASRGRLKTLVLEKGQNGGQAAITHLIENYPGSIENPTGPNLTGRMLEQCKNFGTEVRKEEVIEVDFSGKEKIVKCKDKVYTAKAVVIATGATPRKLDAPGVKELSGKGISYCATCDADFFKELEVYVVGGGNSAIEEAIFLSKFARQVHVVHILDEFQCEGITLERAKNTPNLDIKTKTMVQEVKGDGILESIVFKNLDTGEVYEVEADEDDGTMGLFIFIGYVPQTELFKGKIELDKYGYVVASENTETNVPGVFVAGDCRIKDVRQVITAAADGAVSAIMAEKYISEHFE